TGAAACTCAACACCTGGCCAAGGAGGTGTTACACCTGGCAGTTTTGTTACGTGTCCTGAGTGATCCTTATTAGTGTCGTCTCCAATTATTTATTGGAGCttgtttaaaaaatcattaactatatatttaacaatgttataaaataattttaaaattttataactctattttcctaaaattataaactctaaatttagtaatataaaattaatatttagaccattaattgtatatttaatttcaaataaaatttatttattttatttccacTTCCTTATGCTATTAGATTGCCTTGATCCTTATCATCTGTTGGATTTGCGTTTCTTGCTGCGTCCTCGAACGTTCTTCATAAAGAACCGTCTTATCACTGGCACTTCACACTGAGGAGGCTCTTCTCCCTTGTTGGAGTCAACGAGTTCCTCTGTTATCGATGTTCCATGCAAGTCCAAAGCCTTCATCGTGTTTCCCCCAGCGAGGTTAGGAGACTCGGTGACGTTAACGCAGCCACGAAGGTACAAGTACTTAAGCTGTTGCAGTTTCTTCACCGTCGGAGGAAGGCTCACGAGCTTCTCACATCCAGACATGTTCAAGAAACGTAGCTCTGACTTGTCCCCTATCGTCGACGGCACTTCTTGTATGGATGTCTTGTTCAGATTCAGCCATCTTATATTCGTTCCAACTTGTGGGAACGATGTAACGTTGGGACAGTTTGCTAGGCCAAGATCGTTGAGGAACTTTAAGTTCTTGATACAGTCTGGAAGATTCATCAGTTTCTTGCAGTCAGAGAGATGTATATCTTTGAGACGAGTGAGGCGTTCGATAGATGGTGGTACTTGTTGGATAGATGTCTTGTTGAGCAGCAGCTTCTCGACGGTCACTGAGATGAATGGGAACTCCTCTAGGCTAGAGCATCCGTCTAGGTGTAGAGACCTGAGGGATTTCAAGTTGATGTTGTTTGGGAGGTTTTTTAGATTCTTGCAGTTGCTTAACTTGAAGTGGACGAGTTTGTTGAGTTGTCTAAGAGAGGAGCCAGGGATCTCCACCAAGTTATCACAGTTTGAGAGCTTGAGAGACTCGAGATTAGTTGCCTTTGAAAGATCTGGAAACTCGTTTAGGTGCTTGCACCTTATGAGGTTTAGGCTCCGTAAGTTTCCAAGATCTTGCTGCACCACAATAACATAGTTAAAGATTCATTCAAGAGGAGGACCATGTAGATGTGAAAAGGGTACCTGACTTCCACTCCAAACAGTTTCTATTGAGCTGTGAGAGAGATTGAGTTCAACTAGAAAGCTAGTACAGAACTGAGATGGTAAAGACTTCAGATGATAAGCATCCCAGCGAAGATACCGCAGCGTAGGGAGGTATTCAAGACCATCTAACATCCTTGTTCTGCTCTCTTCAACGCTGGAGTTAGTGTAGAATTTAAGCAGCTTGAGATTTGGCATCTTCTTGAAGATCCCAGGGGTAATACTAAGCTCATTTCCTTCAGACATGTCTAAGAATATGCTTTCAACATCAATTGCTTCATCTCCCTAATGATTTAAACACACATTCAAATGTTCAAATGGGACATAAAGTGAACTTAAAAAAGGTTCTATGCTTACCATATTGGTGGAAAAAACGTGATTGATATCTTCAAAATCCCACAGCATTAAACGTTTCCATGGCCTTTCATCTTTCCCTTCACATACAATATCCTCAGCCATGTCTTGGAGCAAGTCATGAACCCATAAACGTTTCTTCGACAAGCTAATCATACACTTCTCCATCAGAGCTACAATGCTCGGTCTTGTTGGTAACACTCTTCTCCTGGAAGACACGAAACAAAGGTCTAGCACTTTTCTAACACGGTCCATATACACTCCGTTGAAACAAACCGCAACGTAAAGAAAAATCTTCTTTTCAATCTCATCCAACGCTTCATAACTTACTTTCAACGCCTTGAAAACAGAGTTATCGCCGTTGTTTCTAAGTAAATCCAGCTTGTCTTCCCAGAACTCCAGCTCTCGACGGTATAGAGATCCCCCAACGACTTGAATAGCTAGTGGAAGACCACCGAGCTGCTCCACAACGTCGAGAGAGAGCTCTCGATAATCTTCGGATGGACGAGGCTGCTTGAAAGCGTGTTTGCTAAAGAGCTGAAGTGCTTGTGTAGTCCTAAGAGGCTTCACTTCGTAGATGCGTTCCACATCATGCTGGTCAAGAACACGCCGGTCTCTAGTAGTTATGACGATTCTACTTCCTGGTCCAAACCAATGAGAGCTTCCAGCTAACTCTTCTAGCTGTTGTATGTCATCAACATCATCCAGGacgagaagaactttttttcCCTGTAACCGTTGCTTCATTACATCGGAATCTTTGTTCCATGTGTTCATGTCTTTCTTGCGAAAGATTTCAGACAAGATCTTCTCACGTAAATGTGACGGTCCATGTCGTTTAAAGTCTCTTTTCACATTCTCTAGCAAGCAAGCACCATCGAACTTGTTCAAGAAGGCTTTGTAGATATATTTAGCAATGGTGGTTTTGCCAATACCTCCCATGCCCCAGATTCCAACCATTCGGACATCGTTAGGGTCTTCCCTCATCAAAGGATATATACTTCTCATGTGTGTACTCATCCCGATCCATTCACCGTTATCACTCGTAGACACCGGTGAGAATAGTCTTTCTGAAAGATCCTGAACAAGCTCCTCTATTAGCTTTGACTCCTCGTTCCTACATGACAAAAAAGACATCACATGATCTCTCAGACAAAATGAAGTTGTTGTGTCTCTATATAAATACTAGATTAATTCTTagattgttcaaaaaaaaaagaattcttaGATTTCACAAGCTCACTAGCTCCCATGtggataaatgtaaaatataacataacTCGATagtaatttttgaattttgtatatAGATATATCAATAAACATAAATTTGATAactaatctactaataatagcatTCCCAATTAATTCAAAAAGTTGTGAAttccacttatgttgaaaggttgtgtcttttcaacAACTAAAAGTTGtgcctttttatttaaaaatatctatatatattgaaaGAATGTGACcatttatattgaaaagttgtgactctttatataagtattattacaaaaagacacaaccttttaaTTCAAAAGATGTGACTCttcaaacaaatttttgaaaatctataaatagtccAATGTATATGCCTTCTAAAGGCATAATTTTCACTAATCAAGTAAAatggtgaagaaaaaaaaattaataatagcaaACCCAAACAATGTTGAAAAGTTGTATGTtttataagaattttatttcttgttaaaagttgtgtcttttcattatatattaagATATGTCCTTTCATTATTTGTTTCAAGAGTTGTGTATTAGTtagtatttaaattaaaaagatgtaattatttaaatgaaaaattgtgactattcatatatgtatcatttcaaaataactacctttaaattgaaaagttgtgactattcatataagtatcattttaaaataaccaCATTTAAACTGGAAAAAATGTGACTATACATCTATATGAAAGTTgcatttcttaattttttatatgaaaagttgtatttattagtattgagatgaaaaattatgtctttttgtttttattttgctcatatctatttattaatatttcataaatatttgcAATTGTTTCATTTCAAAAAATCAGTGTATTGgtttatatgaaaatttgaaTCTCTTAAGTTTCATACATAAAAGTTGCATCTCTTAAATGTTTTACATGAAAAACCCAAACAATGTTGAAAAGTTGTGTTTATAGGAATTTTATTTCTTGTTAAAGTTGTGTATTTTCGTTATTTGTTTCGAGAGTTGTGCATTagtcagaatttaaaatatgtaattatttaaataaaaatttgtgactattcatatttatatcatttgaaaataattacatttaaatttgaaaagatgtgactatttaaattgaaaagCTGTAACTATTCATATAAGTATCATTTCAAAATAACCACCTTTAAATTGAAAGATGTGactattcatatatataaataaagtaaaaaaatgacataaattttcatatcaatactaataaaaataaattttcataaaaaaaacttaagagacacaattttcatattaacaatgattaaaaaatgataaatatttacGTGGTGTCATCAACGAAAAGGTACAAATGTGTTGTAATTTAAGAGATATGAACGCATCGTAATCTAAGAGGTATGAACGTgttgtgatccaagaggtacaaaCATATCATGATCCAAGGAGTATGAACGTTTTGTGACTGAAAGGATGTGAATGTATTTTGACCGAAAATATACAAAACGGTCGTGACCGAAAGGCTGCCAATTAATGATCATAAACGAAAAAGTGTGAATGGATCTTGACCGAAAGATGTGAAATTAATATTGACTGAAAGGGTGGAAACAAATCTTGACCATGACCAAAAGGGTGCAAATTGGTTCTGACCGAAAGGGTGCAAATGATCGTGACCAAAAGGTTGCGATTGGATCGTGACCGAAAGGTTGCGATTGGATCGTGACCGAAAGGTTGCGATTGGATCGTGACCAAAGGGTGCAAATGGTCGTGACCGAAATATTGCAAATGAGCTGTGACAAAAAAGTGCAAATGTGTCGTGACTCGTAACCGAAGAGTGCAAACGAGTCGTATCCAAAAGAGTGCCAATGAATCATGGCCGAAGAGGTAAGAATGGATCGTGACTGAAAAAGTGCGAACGAGACATCACTGAGAGAATGTTAAAGATCAACTATGGTGCTAGTGATATATGAGCATTACCTTTTCTCGACAACATAAAAAGTTATTCAAATTAGaatatatcattttcttaatatttcttAGATTTTGCATGTTTTTACCCATCCGGAAACTTTTTTGTCTTATGGTCAACCATGGTGCTGGTGATATTAGAGTATGACCTTTTCTCGACAACATAAAAATGCTATCCAAACTAGaatatatcattttcttaatatttcttAGATTTTGCATGTTTTATCCATCCGGAAACTTTTTTGTCTTATGAATCTCAATTTCAATTTACACCCTTTCGTTCACGTCATTTACTCTTTTTCAGTCATGACACATTCATACCTTCGGTCAAGGAACATTCGTCCACCCCTTGGAACAAGTTCATACCTCTTGAATCACATCATGTTTGCATCCCTTAGTTTATAACGTGTTCGTACCTCTTAGGTTATGAATCGTTCGTACTTTTTCGTTGACGACCCAACAGTCTAACgtaaactatacattttttatttaaaaagatttttatgtttagtaagagattttatttatttattataa
This Brassica napus cultivar Da-Ae chromosome C6, Da-Ae, whole genome shotgun sequence DNA region includes the following protein-coding sequences:
- the LOC111213464 gene encoding disease resistance protein RPV1, translated to MALTFLLGVFSFIVFCLGLRRLLHSDKRKNPTHLLHHVTSTTADASPSLQSPSSRPLWKYDVFLSFRGTDVRKGFLSHLYKALTDNGIHTFRDDTELQRGNFISPALLGAIEQSRFAVVVLSENYATSRWCLQELVHITKCVKKKQMELIPVFFGVDPSHVKRQSGNFAKAFAEHDKRPNKDAVESWRKAMATVGFISGWDSRNWNEESKLIEELVQDLSERLFSPVSTSDNGEWIGMSTHMRSIYPLMREDPNDVRMVGIWGMGGIGKTTIAKYIYKAFLNKFDGACLLENVKRDFKRHGPSHLREKILSEIFRKKDMNTWNKDSDVMKQRLQGKKVLLVLDDVDDIQQLEELAGSSHWFGPGSRIVITTRDRRVLDQHDVERIYEVKPLRTTQALQLFSKHAFKQPRPSEDYRELSLDVVEQLGGLPLAIQVVGGSLYRRELEFWEDKLDLLRNNGDNSVFKALKVSYEALDEIEKKIFLYVAVCFNGVYMDRVRKVLDLCFVSSRRRVLPTRPSIVALMEKCMISLSKKRLWVHDLLQDMAEDIVCEGKDERPWKRLMLWDFEDINHVFSTNMGDEAIDVESIFLDMSEGNELSITPGIFKKMPNLKLLKFYTNSSVEESRTRMLDGLEYLPTLRYLRWDAYHLKSLPSQFCTSFLVELNLSHSSIETVWSGSQQDLGNLRSLNLIRCKHLNEFPDLSKATNLESLKLSNCDNLVEIPGSSLRQLNKLVHFKLSNCKNLKNLPNNINLKSLRSLHLDGCSSLEEFPFISVTVEKLLLNKTSIQQVPPSIERLTRLKDIHLSDCKKLMNLPDCIKNLKFLNDLGLANCPNVTSFPQVGTNIRWLNLNKTSIQEVPSTIGDKSELRFLNMSGCEKLVSLPPTVKKLQQLKYLYLRGCVNVTESPNLAGGNTMKALDLHGTSITEELVDSNKGEEPPQCEVPVIRRFFMKNVRGRSKKRKSNR